A part of Tachysurus vachellii isolate PV-2020 chromosome 4, HZAU_Pvac_v1, whole genome shotgun sequence genomic DNA contains:
- the LOC132844033 gene encoding forkhead box protein D1-like, which yields MILDKSSMEEPDIDVVGEQDKDAQVQMSRSECRIKEKDPEDESKRSDGTRVTCVKPPYSYIALITMAILQSPRKRLTLSEICEFISRRFAYYREKFPAWQNSIRHNLSLNDCFVKMPREPGNPGKGNYWTLDPMSSDMFENGSFLRRRKRFKRHRFFTKDAETPLPGFQLRSYASALPLPALDLYLERSPPPRPPPPPPPPPPGLVSPVGSLLPALSTLLKGYLPHPSRSLTLQSTRGPFSDPQLPTPAALAPFPPSFYTLQQEYHKLQALHNTALTTKLLQQFGDSTL from the coding sequence ATGATTTTGGATAAAAGCTCCATGGAGGAGCCTGACATCGACGTTGTTGGAGAGCAGGATAAAGATGCTCAAGTTCAAATGTCAAGAAGTGAGTGCAGGATCAAGGAGAAGGATCCAGAGGACGAATCGAAGCGCAGCGACGGAACCCGCGTTACGTGCGTAAAACCGCCGTACTCCTACATCGCGCTCATTACTATGGCAATCCTGCAGAGTCCCCGCAAGCGGCTGACCCTCAGCGAGATCTGTGAGTTTATCAGCCGCCGCTTTGCCTACTACCGAGAAAAGTTCCCGGCGTGGCAGAACTCCATCCGGCACAACCTATCGCTCAATGACTGCTTTGTAAAAATGCCACGAGAACCCGGCAATCCCGGCAAAGGCAACTACTGGACCCTGGACCCCATGTCGTCTGATATGTTCGAAAACGGTAGTTTTCTGCGCCGCAGGAAGCGCTTCAAGCGGCACCGCTTCTTCACCAAAGACGCAGAAACGCCGCTTCCGGGATTCCAGCTCAGATCTTACGCATCGGCTTTACCTCTCCCTGCTTTAGATCTGTACCTCGAGCGATCACCTCCTCCTcgtccacctccacctcctcctcctccacccccAGGCCTTGTCTCACCTGTCGGCAGTCTTTTACCTGCGCTGTCCACTCTTCTGAAAGGTTACCTTCCGCATCcatcacgctctctcacactccaATCCACACGCGGTCCTTTCTCTGACCCACAGCTTCCAACTCCTGCTGCACTTGCACCTTTTCCGCCGAGTTTTTACACCCTTCAGCAGGAATATCACAAACTGCAGGCTCTGCACAACACCGCGCTTACCACCAAACTTTTACAGCAATTCGGTGACTCTACActgtaa